The Thermodesulfobacteriota bacterium genome has a window encoding:
- a CDS encoding CBS domain-containing protein produces the protein MENKKLTIITSHINADFDAIASMLAAQKLYPDSLVVFPGSQEKNLRNFFVESMVYLFNMANIRDINFSNVKRLVLVDTRLANRIGKLSLLLEQQDLDIHIYDHHPPTPNDIKGRIELNRLTGATVTILTEILKKKQIDISPDEATIMCLGIYEDTGSFTFPSTTEDDFKAAAFLLSKGANLNIVSDLISREISTQQVGLLNDMIQTAVRYSIHSFEIIVTSVSLNNYLPDFAFLVHKMAKMEPVDAIFAIARMENKIYVVARSRISEIDAGEIIAPLGGGGHTFAAAATVKEMTLTQVEHKLIEILYQKIKSNRLAQDLMSSPPISVTSDISCRDAGNLLTRYNINALLVTEKPEKPDSRERLLGYISRQVIEKALYHKLDLVQVKEYMTTDIAVVNSDADLTEIQEKIIENKQRLLPVMDNGAITGVITRTDLLNILVKDSRYTRESSPDPLTEPVRARTRNIVKFMKERLSKRLVDILKTLGEVAAEKGYRAYVVGGFVRDLFLYRVNEDIDIVIEGDGIDFAKKYASIAGARIHSYKKFGTAVIIFPDGFKIDVASARMEYYKFPAALPTVEMSSIKLDLFRRDFTVNTLAIQLTPDRFGILIDFFTAQKDIKEKTIRILHNLSFVEDPTRVFRAIRFEQRFGFSIGKLTSGLIENAVKMDFFKRLSGRRVFAEFRQILEEENPIPAIIRLNEYNLLSVLHLSITLDNDLIYLFNSVKKVLSWHDLLFLEESYMKWAVYFLALIRSDDKKITNEICVHFELAPRYRRIFCVERFEADRCLFWLERNLPVKNSVLYSKLSVFKTELLLYMMAATRKEIVKRSISNYFTRLRYVHPVISGKDLKKMEIAPGPVFREILQAVLEAKLNGTLKTKSDELAFVHRYIGKK, from the coding sequence GTGGAAAATAAAAAATTAACCATAATAACCAGCCATATCAACGCTGACTTTGATGCAATCGCATCCATGCTTGCTGCCCAGAAGCTGTATCCGGATTCTCTGGTCGTATTTCCGGGTTCCCAGGAAAAAAACTTAAGGAATTTCTTTGTCGAGTCAATGGTATATCTTTTTAATATGGCGAATATTAGAGATATCAATTTTTCCAACGTCAAAAGATTGGTCCTGGTAGACACGCGGCTGGCAAACCGCATCGGCAAGTTATCTTTGCTTCTGGAACAACAGGATTTAGACATACATATTTATGACCATCATCCACCCACTCCCAATGATATTAAAGGACGAATCGAGCTAAATCGTTTAACCGGTGCCACGGTCACCATTCTGACAGAAATTCTGAAAAAAAAGCAAATCGATATTTCTCCGGATGAAGCCACCATCATGTGCCTCGGCATATATGAAGATACCGGAAGTTTTACATTTCCATCCACTACCGAAGATGATTTTAAGGCCGCTGCCTTTCTCCTCTCAAAAGGTGCAAATCTGAACATCGTTTCAGATCTAATTTCCAGAGAGATTAGCACGCAGCAGGTCGGACTTTTAAACGACATGATTCAGACTGCTGTGCGTTACAGTATCCATAGTTTCGAAATTATAGTTACCAGTGTATCGTTGAACAACTATTTACCCGATTTTGCCTTCCTTGTACATAAGATGGCAAAAATGGAACCTGTTGATGCTATCTTTGCCATTGCGCGCATGGAAAATAAAATTTATGTGGTTGCACGAAGCAGAATTTCAGAGATTGATGCCGGTGAAATTATTGCACCACTTGGCGGAGGCGGCCATACTTTCGCTGCTGCTGCAACGGTTAAGGAAATGACATTGACCCAGGTTGAACACAAACTGATTGAAATACTATATCAAAAAATTAAATCAAACCGACTGGCCCAAGACTTAATGTCATCGCCTCCCATTTCCGTGACAAGCGATATATCCTGCCGGGATGCCGGCAATCTGCTTACACGCTATAATATAAATGCACTGTTGGTCACTGAAAAACCGGAGAAGCCCGACAGCCGTGAAAGATTGCTCGGTTACATATCACGCCAAGTGATTGAGAAAGCGCTTTACCATAAACTGGATCTCGTCCAGGTAAAAGAATATATGACTACGGATATTGCTGTTGTCAATTCAGATGCGGATCTCACAGAAATTCAGGAAAAGATAATCGAAAACAAGCAGCGCCTTCTGCCGGTGATGGATAATGGTGCCATCACCGGTGTGATTACACGCACCGACCTTTTAAATATCCTGGTCAAAGACTCAAGATACACCCGGGAAAGTTCTCCCGACCCGCTCACCGAACCTGTTCGCGCCAGAACCAGAAATATTGTAAAGTTTATGAAAGAACGGCTTTCAAAACGTCTGGTGGATATATTAAAAACCCTTGGAGAAGTCGCAGCTGAAAAAGGATACCGCGCCTATGTGGTTGGTGGATTTGTTCGTGACCTTTTTCTATACAGAGTTAATGAAGATATCGATATCGTCATAGAAGGAGATGGCATTGATTTTGCTAAAAAATATGCTTCAATAGCTGGAGCGCGTATTCACTCGTATAAGAAGTTTGGTACTGCGGTAATAATATTCCCGGATGGTTTTAAAATAGATGTGGCTTCCGCCAGAATGGAATACTACAAGTTTCCTGCTGCATTGCCCACGGTTGAAATGAGTTCCATAAAACTTGATCTGTTCCGCAGAGATTTTACTGTCAATACTCTGGCAATACAACTTACCCCTGACAGATTCGGCATATTAATCGACTTTTTTACCGCCCAAAAGGACATAAAGGAAAAAACGATACGTATCTTGCATAATTTAAGTTTTGTCGAAGACCCCACCCGCGTTTTTCGAGCCATAAGATTCGAACAGCGCTTTGGTTTTTCCATTGGGAAACTCACTTCAGGACTGATTGAAAATGCTGTTAAAATGGATTTTTTCAAACGACTCAGCGGAAGGAGAGTCTTTGCAGAATTTCGCCAGATCCTGGAAGAAGAAAATCCGATTCCTGCAATAATAAGGCTAAATGAGTACAACCTGTTAAGTGTATTGCATCTTTCAATTACCCTGGACAATGATCTTATTTACCTGTTTAATTCAGTCAAAAAAGTATTATCTTGGCATGATTTGCTTTTTTTAGAGGAATCATATATGAAGTGGGCCGTTTATTTTTTAGCACTTATTCGAAGCGACGATAAGAAAATTACCAACGAAATATGTGTGCACTTTGAACTTGCTCCCCGCTATCGAAGAATATTTTGTGTCGAACGCTTTGAGGCCGACAGATGCCTTTTCTGGCTGGAAAGGAACCTGCCGGTTAAAAACAGCGTGCTTTATAGTAAACTTTCAGTTTTTAAGACAGAACTTTTACTTTATATGATGGCGGCGACCAGAAAGGAAATTGTAAAACGATCCATTTCGAATTACTTTACGCGTCTCAGATATGTACATCCCGTAATTTCAGGCAAGGATTTAAAAAAGATGGAAATAGCGCCCGGACCTGTTTTTCGTGAAATTCTGCAAGCAGTTTTAGAAGCAAAATTAAACGGTACACTTAAGACCAAAAGCGATGAACTTGCTTTTGTACACAGGTATA
- a CDS encoding type II secretion system F family protein produces MPVFLWSGKNKKGDMQKGEMEASTEEAVLANLKRMKIEPTKVKKKPKDLFENVAFLQPKVKDKDIILFARQFSTMIDAGLPIIQCLDILYSQQENATFKKMLRSIKDDVESGATLAEALKKFPNEFDDLFINMIAAGEAGGILDTILRRLSTYMEKAARLKSKVKGAMTYPIVTLVIAGAVLAVILIFVIPVFEDMFEDMGGQLPAFTQMVVEASNFTKKNVIYIVVGLILFIFAFKKFHSTEKGRALIDKNILRLPIFGDLIRKVAVSKFTRTMGTMLSSGVAILEALEIVAKTAGNKTIEKAVYSVRSDIAEGRTMADPLIESGVFPSMVCQMIAVGESTGALDAMLEKIAIFYDEEVDQAVENLTSLIEPFMLVFLGITIGGLVIAMYLPVFQMASSL; encoded by the coding sequence ATGCCGGTTTTTCTTTGGTCAGGGAAAAATAAAAAAGGTGACATGCAAAAAGGTGAGATGGAAGCTTCAACGGAAGAAGCGGTACTTGCCAACCTGAAAAGAATGAAAATTGAGCCGACAAAAGTTAAAAAGAAACCCAAAGATCTTTTTGAAAATGTTGCCTTTCTTCAACCAAAAGTCAAAGATAAAGATATCATTCTTTTTGCAAGGCAATTTTCCACCATGATCGATGCAGGGCTTCCTATTATCCAGTGCCTCGACATTCTTTATTCCCAGCAGGAGAATGCCACCTTTAAAAAGATGCTCAGAAGTATAAAAGATGATGTGGAAAGCGGTGCAACCCTTGCTGAAGCGTTGAAAAAATTTCCCAACGAGTTTGACGATCTTTTCATAAATATGATTGCCGCAGGCGAAGCTGGAGGTATTCTTGATACGATTTTAAGAAGGCTTTCTACCTATATGGAAAAGGCCGCCAGGCTAAAATCCAAGGTTAAAGGGGCCATGACCTATCCCATAGTAACCCTTGTTATCGCTGGTGCTGTACTTGCAGTTATTCTGATTTTTGTTATACCTGTATTTGAGGACATGTTTGAAGATATGGGAGGACAGCTACCTGCCTTTACCCAAATGGTTGTTGAGGCGAGTAATTTTACAAAAAAAAATGTAATATATATCGTAGTGGGTTTGATACTTTTTATATTTGCTTTTAAAAAGTTTCACAGTACTGAAAAAGGCAGGGCGTTGATTGATAAAAATATTCTTAGATTACCGATATTTGGAGATTTGATTCGAAAAGTTGCCGTTTCTAAATTTACCCGCACCATGGGCACAATGCTTTCCAGCGGGGTTGCTATTTTAGAAGCGCTGGAAATTGTTGCCAAGACGGCAGGCAACAAAACCATTGAGAAAGCGGTTTACTCTGTCCGTTCCGATATTGCAGAAGGACGAACCATGGCCGATCCGCTCATCGAAAGCGGGGTGTTTCCGTCAATGGTGTGCCAGATGATTGCAGTTGGTGAATCGACCGGAGCGCTTGATGCCATGCTGGAAAAGATTGCTATATTCTACGACGAAGAAGTTGATCAGGCGGTTGAAAATCTTACTTCATTAATCGAACCGTTTATGCTGGTTTTTCTGGGTATCACAATCGGAGGACTTGTCATCGCAATGTATCTTCCGGTATTTCAAATGGCAAGTAGCCTTTAA
- a CDS encoding ATP-binding protein has protein sequence MASETDLLYKLKWLMFARVLFTTLLLSSTIILQLNQKIPPLAKSLLVLYGIIIGIFLLSVQYTLIFKRVKQVVKFTYVQICIDTFIVTLIIFVTGSFSSIFSFLYLVVIIYTSMLLFRKGSMIMAALCCLQYGIMIDLEYYGVLKPFMVQGSMISTGYAWSHVIYKIMITMVACFAVAFLSSLLAEQARKTKKELLALEQHVKRVEKMAAIGEMGAGLAHEIKNPLASLAGSIQLLKNDINRNPDQDKLMQIILREADRLSTLVSNFLLFAKPPASRIESIEIDRVLIDTIELFEKDNTCIGRISINKQIKSGIRIEMDPVHLRQVLWNLLINAAEAIEGTGLIDIKLYDEKNKYACIEISDNGSGMSDKIMKSIFDPFFTTKKRGTGLGLSIVHSILESYDSRLDVESRENSGTTFTLKLKHINIPT, from the coding sequence ATGGCATCTGAAACTGACTTATTATATAAGCTTAAATGGCTTATGTTTGCTCGCGTTCTTTTTACCACACTTCTTTTAAGTTCAACCATTATCCTTCAACTGAATCAAAAGATTCCTCCGCTGGCCAAGTCTCTTCTGGTTCTGTATGGAATTATTATCGGGATCTTCTTACTGTCAGTTCAATATACGCTGATATTCAAAAGAGTTAAACAGGTTGTTAAGTTTACCTATGTCCAGATTTGTATAGACACTTTTATCGTGACCCTGATAATCTTCGTAACCGGAAGTTTTTCCAGCATTTTTTCTTTTCTGTACCTTGTCGTTATTATCTATACAAGCATGCTTCTTTTCAGAAAGGGAAGCATGATTATGGCTGCGCTCTGCTGCCTGCAGTATGGAATAATGATCGATCTGGAATATTACGGGGTGTTGAAACCTTTTATGGTGCAGGGGAGTATGATTTCGACGGGTTATGCCTGGAGCCATGTGATTTATAAGATAATGATTACCATGGTGGCATGTTTTGCCGTTGCTTTTCTGTCCAGTTTACTGGCAGAGCAGGCAAGAAAGACAAAAAAAGAGCTGTTGGCTCTGGAACAGCACGTAAAGCGGGTTGAGAAGATGGCAGCCATAGGCGAAATGGGAGCCGGCCTTGCCCATGAAATCAAGAATCCTCTTGCCTCTCTGGCAGGCTCCATTCAGCTTCTCAAAAATGATATTAATCGTAATCCTGATCAGGATAAGCTGATGCAGATTATTCTTCGTGAGGCAGACCGTTTAAGTACTCTGGTGAGCAATTTTCTTTTGTTTGCCAAGCCACCGGCCAGCCGGATTGAATCAATAGAGATAGACAGGGTATTGATTGACACCATCGAGCTGTTTGAAAAAGATAATACTTGCATAGGAAGAATTTCAATAAACAAGCAGATTAAGTCCGGCATCAGGATTGAAATGGATCCGGTGCATTTGCGCCAGGTCCTGTGGAATCTTTTAATAAATGCAGCAGAGGCCATTGAAGGCACGGGGTTAATCGATATCAAACTGTATGATGAAAAGAATAAATATGCATGTATTGAAATATCCGACAATGGCAGCGGAATGTCGGATAAAATAATGAAATCGATTTTCGATCCTTTTTTTACAACCAAAAAAAGAGGAACAGGTCTTGGACTTTCCATTGTTCACAGCATACTTGAGTCGTATGATAGCAGACTTGATGTTGAGAGCAGAGAAAACTCCGGAACAACCTTCACCTTAAAATTAAAGCATATCAACATTCCAACTTAA
- the lysS gene encoding lysine--tRNA ligase, with translation MEKQGNIILNRRKKLEDLKEKKINLFPNEFKVIHTIRDIQNAIKDSPKNSITENEPIFVVAGRMMAINKFGKTAFIRFKDRTGQLQAYVRKDQIGDMTYDIFKQLDIGDFIGLSGAMFKTKTGEWTLLVKQLKLIGKATRPLPEKFHGLKDPEKRYRQRYLDLLVNPDVREIFIKRSKIIHKIRTFFLKRDFLEVETPMMQPIPGGAEAAPFKTYHNALGMDLFLRIAPELYLKRLVVGGFERVFEINRNFRNEGVSTQHNPEFTMIEFYQAYATYEDLMDLTQKMFSFVAREVIGSDLIEYQGNSIDLGGKWERFNLLDSLEMVGKIDPNLLNDREGLLKFAASNGIKIKKTGRLGKIITKLFDVLVEPNLIQPTFITGYPVEVSPLSRRNDKDPEITDRFELFIAGHEIANGFSELNDPADQKKRFLQQVQSLNDGNEEAHRMDDDYIEALEYGMPPTAGEGIGIDRLVMLLTDAASIREVILFPHMKPREGK, from the coding sequence ATGGAAAAACAAGGAAATATCATCCTAAATCGGAGAAAGAAGCTTGAAGACCTGAAAGAGAAAAAAATCAATCTATTTCCCAATGAATTTAAGGTAATACATACTATAAGGGATATACAAAATGCAATAAAAGATTCGCCAAAAAATTCAATTACGGAAAACGAACCGATTTTTGTTGTGGCCGGTCGGATGATGGCCATAAACAAATTTGGAAAAACAGCTTTTATCCGTTTCAAAGACCGAACCGGGCAGCTTCAGGCATATGTCAGAAAAGATCAAATTGGCGATATGACCTATGACATTTTTAAACAGCTTGATATCGGTGATTTTATCGGCTTAAGCGGAGCGATGTTTAAAACCAAAACAGGTGAGTGGACTCTATTGGTCAAACAATTAAAACTTATTGGCAAGGCAACCCGACCACTTCCTGAGAAATTTCACGGCCTGAAAGATCCTGAAAAACGGTATCGCCAGCGTTACCTTGATTTACTAGTAAACCCGGATGTACGGGAGATATTCATAAAACGAAGCAAAATAATTCATAAGATACGCACGTTTTTTTTAAAACGCGATTTTCTTGAAGTGGAAACTCCGATGATGCAGCCCATCCCAGGAGGTGCAGAGGCTGCGCCTTTTAAAACATATCATAACGCTCTGGGGATGGATCTTTTTTTGCGTATCGCTCCTGAGCTTTATTTAAAGCGCCTGGTTGTCGGGGGGTTTGAAAGGGTTTTTGAGATTAATAGAAATTTTAGAAATGAAGGGGTGTCCACACAACACAATCCTGAATTTACCATGATTGAATTTTATCAGGCCTATGCGACATACGAAGATCTGATGGACTTAACTCAGAAAATGTTTTCCTTTGTGGCCAGAGAAGTGATAGGGTCTGACTTAATTGAATACCAGGGAAACAGTATTGATTTGGGAGGCAAATGGGAAAGATTTAATCTATTGGATTCCTTGGAGATGGTTGGCAAAATAGACCCAAACCTGCTGAATGACAGGGAAGGCCTTCTAAAGTTTGCCGCTTCCAATGGAATTAAAATCAAAAAAACCGGACGACTCGGTAAAATTATTACCAAGCTTTTTGATGTTCTGGTGGAACCAAATCTAATTCAGCCCACTTTTATCACGGGATATCCGGTGGAGGTTTCTCCACTCTCAAGGCGAAATGACAAAGATCCAGAGATAACGGATCGTTTTGAGCTTTTCATTGCAGGGCATGAAATTGCTAACGGATTTTCTGAACTCAACGATCCGGCTGATCAGAAAAAGCGTTTTCTTCAACAGGTTCAAAGCTTGAATGACGGAAATGAAGAGGCCCATCGTATGGATGATGATTACATAGAAGCTTTAGAATATGGTATGCCCCCAACAGCTGGCGAGGGAATAGGCATTGACAGGCTTGTCATGCTTCTTACTGATGCAGCTTCTATACGTGAAGTTATCCTTTTTCCGCATATGAAACCAAGAGAGGGAAAATAA
- a CDS encoding lipoprotein-releasing ABC transporter permease subunit, which produces MSFEYFIGRRYLRAKRKQAFISLITILSTAGIAVGVMALIVVIAVMAGFESDLKSHILGGQAHIVLMRHGGPFTEYREILKQVEKIDGVQSATPVIYTQVMLRASSKVSGAVLRGIDPESAGRVIKTLEKVSLNHAKIGMGKSGNSNVPGIVLGKVLANNLGVSQGDTIYLISPRGMISPIGHLPAMKRFKLTGFFESGMYDYDGSFAYINIDQAQKILRMGNSVSGIEIRVDNIYQAREIAQKIVSNLGFPFWARDWMQMNQNLFTALKLEKTVMFIILTLIVLVAAFNIASTLIMMVMEKARDIAILKAMGATDKSIKKIFVFKGMVIGAIGTTLGVIFGFVLCTILKHYKIAELTGDIYYFTTKLPVRLEIFDIFIIVAAALVICFFATLYPARQASRLDPVEAIRYG; this is translated from the coding sequence ATGTCCTTTGAATATTTTATCGGAAGACGTTATCTCAGGGCAAAGAGGAAACAGGCTTTCATTTCTTTGATTACCATCCTTTCTACAGCAGGCATTGCGGTAGGGGTGATGGCCCTTATTGTGGTAATAGCCGTCATGGCCGGGTTTGAATCTGATCTTAAGTCACATATTCTTGGTGGACAGGCCCATATCGTATTGATGCGCCACGGTGGTCCATTTACGGAATACCGCGAAATTCTTAAACAGGTGGAAAAGATCGACGGAGTCCAATCAGCCACACCTGTGATCTATACCCAGGTCATGCTTCGTGCATCCTCCAAGGTGTCAGGTGCGGTCCTAAGAGGAATAGATCCGGAATCAGCAGGGAGAGTGATTAAAACGCTCGAGAAGGTGTCTTTGAATCATGCAAAAATCGGTATGGGTAAAAGTGGGAATAGTAATGTGCCGGGAATTGTCTTGGGCAAAGTGCTTGCCAATAACCTGGGTGTAAGCCAGGGGGATACCATTTATTTGATATCACCCCGGGGAATGATTTCTCCCATAGGACATCTTCCTGCCATGAAGAGGTTTAAGCTGACCGGGTTTTTTGAATCCGGAATGTATGATTATGACGGGTCTTTTGCTTACATAAACATCGATCAGGCACAAAAAATTCTGCGTATGGGCAATTCCGTATCCGGTATCGAAATACGTGTGGATAATATTTACCAGGCAAGAGAGATTGCTCAAAAGATCGTTTCCAACCTGGGATTTCCTTTTTGGGCAAGGGACTGGATGCAGATGAATCAAAACCTGTTTACCGCCTTGAAGCTGGAAAAGACGGTGATGTTTATTATTTTAACATTAATCGTTCTTGTGGCTGCTTTTAATATTGCCAGTACACTTATCATGATGGTTATGGAAAAGGCGCGGGATATTGCCATATTAAAAGCCATGGGGGCCACGGATAAAAGCATCAAAAAAATATTTGTGTTTAAAGGGATGGTTATAGGTGCCATCGGTACAACCCTGGGTGTTATTTTCGGTTTTGTACTGTGTACCATTCTCAAACATTATAAGATTGCCGAACTTACCGGAGATATTTATTATTTTACGACAAAACTTCCTGTACGGCTCGAAATTTTTGATATTTTTATTATTGTAGCCGCGGCTTTAGTGATCTGCTTTTTTGCGACTCTCTATCCGGCGCGGCAGGCGTCCAGACTCGATCCTGTTGAGGCAATTCGTTATGGCTAA
- a CDS encoding ABC transporter ATP-binding protein, translated as MDNLVSIRGLCKSFNSSKARLDILKGVDFDLNAGETLSVVGPSGIGKSTFLHILGTLERPDKGKILYRGNDVLLFSTEKLAKFRNEFIGFVFQFHHLLPEFSALENTMMPALINGKSKTTAREAAKEILVRVGLKDRLSHRVGKLSGGEQQRVALARALVLKPVILLADEPTGNLDKKNSQQVHDLILELNKELQMTLVVVTHNLELASYMSRCVTVVDGLLVETSSCL; from the coding sequence TTGGATAATTTGGTATCTATCAGGGGGCTGTGCAAGAGTTTTAACAGCAGCAAGGCACGCCTGGATATCCTGAAAGGAGTTGATTTTGATTTAAACGCGGGTGAAACACTTTCTGTTGTCGGACCATCCGGGATCGGAAAATCAACTTTTCTTCACATACTCGGTACTCTTGAAAGACCGGACAAAGGAAAAATTTTGTACCGGGGGAATGATGTGTTGTTGTTTAGTACAGAAAAACTTGCAAAATTTAGAAACGAGTTTATCGGGTTTGTTTTCCAGTTTCATCACCTTCTTCCTGAATTTTCCGCACTTGAAAATACAATGATGCCGGCTCTTATTAATGGAAAATCCAAAACCACTGCCAGAGAGGCGGCAAAAGAAATACTCGTCAGGGTTGGGTTAAAAGATCGCCTGTCTCACAGGGTGGGAAAACTTTCAGGAGGCGAACAACAGCGAGTAGCCCTGGCCAGAGCACTGGTTCTTAAACCAGTTATCCTTTTGGCCGATGAACCAACAGGGAACCTTGATAAAAAAAACAGCCAGCAGGTTCATGATCTTATCTTGGAGTTAAATAAAGAATTACAGATGACACTGGTGGTGGTCACTCATAATTTAGAACTTGCGTCCTATATGTCCCGATGTGTAACAGTTGTTGATGGTTTGCTGGTTGAAACAAGTTCCTGTCTATAG